The Arachis hypogaea cultivar Tifrunner chromosome 19, arahy.Tifrunner.gnm2.J5K5, whole genome shotgun sequence genome has a window encoding:
- the LOC140181888 gene encoding uncharacterized protein, with translation MKVDCITKVKTCDKCQKHAAITTKSAEVLHSIEVSWPFYRWGLDILGPFLIAPGQVKFLLVSIDYFLKWIKAQPLAKITAEKAIKKKLDDAKGEWAELIPEILWSYNTTIQNTTGKTPFKLVYGSEALILVEVGVPTLRTELYDEQHNINIRNAELDLVEEERDIATIKQRARKQLAERKHNKRVVSRAFTEGDLVLRRTEEARRPPSHGKLAANWEGPFRVTKVLGMGAYQLQTLQGNPLSGNWNVSSLKMYRP, from the coding sequence AGGTCAAGACATGTGACAAATGCCAGAAGCATGCCGCCATCACCACTAAGTCTGCTGAGGTATTACACAGCATAGAGGTAAGCTGGCCTTTTTACAGATGGGGGCTCGATATACTCGGTCCGTTTCTAATAGCGCCAGGCCAGGTAAAATTCCTCCTAGTGTCAATAGATTACTTCTTGAAATGGATAAAGGCACAGCCACTAGCAAAAATAACAGCTGAAAAGGCAATAAAGAAAAAGCTCGATGACGCGAAAGGAGAATGGGCAGAGCTAATCCCAGAAATATTATGGAGCTATAACACAACAATACAGAACACCACGGGCAAAACACCTTTTAAATTAGTATACGGATCAGAAGCCCTAATCCTTGTAGAAGTCGGAGTGCCCACCCTAAGAACCGAACTATATGACGAACAGCATAACATAAACATAAGGAACGCCGAGCTCGATCTCGTTGAGGAGGAAAGGGACATTGCAACAATTAAACAAAGAGCAAGGAAACAATTGGCAGAAAGGAAACATAACAAAAGAGTCGTCTCCCGAGCATTCACTGAGGGCGACCTAGTCCTCAGACGCACAGAGGAAGCCAGACGACCCCCCTCGCACGGCAAGCTCGCCGCAAACTGGGAGGGACCGTTCAGGGTAACAAAAGTACTCGGAATGGGAGCCTATCAACTCCAAACGCTACAAGGCAACCCGTTATCGGGAAATTGGAATGTTTCCTCATTAAAAATGTATAGACCATGA